A portion of the Ferrimonas lipolytica genome contains these proteins:
- a CDS encoding response regulator transcription factor: MRLLLVEDDVSLSSFVEKGLREAGHHVDVTDNGKHALALCLTEQFDVAIVDRMLPGLDGLSLVKAMRAAQVGTAVLFLTSLGGVDDRVEGLEAGGDDYLTKPFAFSELLARVSALSRRASLTSTETKPELAVADLVLNLFEHRATRQGQALDLQPKEFRILELFMRHPGRVITRTMLLEHVWDIHFDPQTSVVETHISRLRNKLEKPFGDSVIQTVRGAGYKLELRPNEDK, translated from the coding sequence ATGCGCCTATTGTTGGTTGAAGACGATGTCAGCTTGAGCAGTTTTGTTGAGAAAGGGCTGCGTGAAGCAGGCCACCACGTTGATGTGACCGATAACGGCAAACATGCATTGGCGTTGTGCCTAACTGAACAGTTCGATGTTGCTATCGTTGACCGGATGCTACCGGGGCTGGACGGCCTGTCGTTGGTTAAAGCGATGCGTGCTGCCCAAGTGGGTACTGCGGTACTGTTTCTTACCTCCCTTGGTGGCGTGGACGATCGGGTTGAAGGGTTGGAAGCCGGTGGTGACGATTACCTCACCAAACCGTTCGCTTTTTCTGAATTGTTGGCACGGGTCAGCGCGCTGTCACGCCGAGCCTCATTAACTTCAACCGAAACCAAGCCTGAATTGGCGGTTGCCGACCTGGTGCTCAATCTGTTTGAACATCGGGCAACGCGGCAGGGACAGGCGCTTGATCTGCAGCCCAAAGAGTTTCGGATTTTGGAACTGTTTATGCGTCACCCTGGCCGAGTGATAACCCGCACCATGTTGTTGGAACACGTTTGGGACATCCACTTCGACCCACAAACCAGCGTGGTAGAAACGCACATTAGTCGTCTCCGCAATAAGCTTGAGAAGCCGTTTGGCGACAGCGTGATTCAAACCGTTCGTGGTGCAGGCTACAAATTGGAACTGCGCCCGAACGAGGACAAATAG
- a CDS encoding NAD(P)H-binding protein — protein MKAVLVAGATGAVGQQLVELLLRHPDEITVHLLSRRATKWQQHPQIIEHILPLNDINKLKVANGVDAVCCCLGTTIKTAGSKAAFTAVDLDAVLTLGAWAKQQQVEQFHVVSSLGVNAKARGFYLQTKYQMEQGLIALGLPSLYIYQPSLLLAPRDEFRLGETVASKVMGLFSWLPKADRWKPIQVEQVATAINANIATAQAGVQYCNSAEIQRISRAK, from the coding sequence ATGAAAGCAGTATTGGTTGCAGGAGCAACAGGGGCAGTAGGGCAACAACTGGTTGAGTTACTGCTGCGCCACCCCGATGAGATAACCGTTCACTTGCTTAGCCGGCGGGCGACCAAGTGGCAACAGCACCCGCAAATCATTGAACATATTCTACCGCTCAACGATATAAATAAACTCAAGGTGGCTAACGGCGTTGATGCGGTGTGCTGCTGCTTGGGTACCACCATTAAAACCGCAGGCAGCAAAGCGGCGTTTACCGCAGTGGACTTAGACGCGGTGCTAACCCTTGGCGCATGGGCAAAGCAGCAGCAGGTGGAGCAGTTTCACGTTGTTAGTAGCCTTGGGGTTAATGCCAAGGCTCGCGGCTTCTACCTGCAAACTAAATATCAGATGGAGCAGGGGCTAATTGCACTGGGGCTGCCGTCGCTCTATATCTATCAGCCATCGTTGCTGCTAGCACCACGGGATGAGTTTCGTTTGGGCGAAACCGTGGCAAGTAAGGTAATGGGGCTATTTTCGTGGTTACCCAAAGCCGACCGCTGGAAGCCAATTCAAGTTGAGCAGGTTGCAACCGCTATCAATGCCAATATCGCTACGGCGCAAGCCGGAGTGCAGTACTGCAACTCCGCTGAGATCCAGCGTATTAGCCGAGCTAAGTGA
- a CDS encoding efflux transporter outer membrane subunit: MNHSPINQGSNGSFTKKMIAVLSIAILSGCAVGPNFEAPQSPLTTTNILADIDYGAQANANNDGTVVPWNWWSIINDPVLAQLEATAQQGNLDLQSASSRIMQSRAALGLATSELMPTVSANGSYAREGLSENGHFAALGAPTAADNFWTSGLTASWELDFWGKNQRAQESAAATLEAAIYQREAIRVSLTADIANTYLLLRSSQAQLDIVVEQQQIAATMVELAKSRERNGVSTHLETITAQTKLATVTAQVPTLTQRRNALMNALALLVGEQPRALNTLLLEHNASPEFPHGVPVALPSDLAQQRPDILAAQARLHSAVAAIGVAEANFYPSVTLNGNIGVEGYDSSDLSSWDSRVFSVGPSIYLPIFQGGKLKRKLELTKQQQKSAALDYRQTVLQAWHDVDNAMDAWSAQQSHHEEIAIAHSYNQQALATVSRAYEQGVADKLSVLNAKNQLLQSQLTLNDSATSGSLAVVNLFKAVGRGWDNSAVVTTARLDQ; encoded by the coding sequence ATGAATCACTCCCCTATCAATCAAGGTTCAAACGGATCATTTACCAAGAAAATGATCGCCGTGCTCTCTATCGCCATTCTCTCCGGTTGTGCTGTTGGACCAAACTTCGAAGCGCCGCAGTCGCCGTTAACCACAACCAATATCTTGGCGGATATCGATTACGGCGCCCAAGCCAACGCCAATAATGATGGTACTGTGGTGCCGTGGAACTGGTGGTCGATCATCAACGATCCTGTGTTGGCGCAACTTGAAGCAACAGCACAGCAAGGCAACCTCGACTTACAAAGCGCAAGCAGCCGCATTATGCAAAGCAGAGCGGCACTGGGATTAGCCACTTCAGAGCTGATGCCAACGGTGTCTGCCAACGGCAGTTATGCTCGCGAAGGGTTGAGCGAAAACGGTCACTTTGCCGCCTTGGGTGCGCCTACCGCCGCAGATAACTTCTGGACAAGCGGACTAACCGCCAGCTGGGAACTGGACTTTTGGGGCAAGAATCAACGCGCACAAGAGAGTGCTGCAGCTACATTGGAAGCTGCTATTTATCAGCGCGAAGCAATTCGAGTAAGCCTAACCGCCGACATTGCCAATACCTATTTGCTGCTGCGCAGTAGCCAAGCCCAGCTCGACATTGTTGTTGAGCAACAGCAAATCGCCGCCACCATGGTGGAGCTAGCCAAGAGCCGCGAACGCAACGGCGTAAGCACCCATTTAGAAACCATTACCGCACAAACCAAGTTAGCTACGGTTACCGCCCAAGTGCCAACACTAACCCAACGTCGTAACGCCTTAATGAACGCGTTAGCGCTGTTGGTGGGTGAACAACCTCGGGCGTTGAACACCCTGCTGTTGGAACACAACGCTAGCCCTGAATTTCCGCACGGCGTGCCGGTGGCGCTGCCGTCCGATCTGGCTCAACAGCGGCCGGACATTCTTGCAGCCCAAGCTCGTTTACACAGCGCCGTAGCGGCCATTGGTGTAGCCGAAGCCAACTTCTACCCAAGTGTTACCCTTAACGGCAACATTGGCGTTGAAGGCTACGACAGCAGCGATCTTTCCAGCTGGGATTCTCGTGTGTTTTCCGTTGGCCCAAGCATCTACTTGCCGATCTTCCAAGGTGGCAAGCTGAAACGCAAGCTGGAGCTAACCAAACAACAACAAAAGAGCGCGGCCTTGGACTACCGCCAAACCGTGTTGCAAGCGTGGCATGACGTCGACAATGCCATGGACGCATGGTCTGCCCAGCAAAGCCACCATGAAGAGATAGCCATCGCCCACAGCTACAATCAGCAAGCACTGGCCACGGTTAGCCGTGCTTATGAACAGGGGGTAGCGGACAAACTCAGTGTGTTGAACGCCAAGAACCAACTACTGCAAAGCCAGTTAACCCTTAACGACAGCGCAACCAGTGGCTCCCTAGCGGTGGTTAATCTGTTTAAAGCAGTTGGTCGCGGTTGGGACAACAGCGCAGTAGTAACCACAGCGAGGCTCGACCAATGA
- a CDS encoding MFS transporter, which yields MSSASTTAPAATPAQPAGLSAQIIAGLLAIFIGAMMSGLNNRVGSLGLADVRGVFGASIDSASWLSTAYSAGELIAMPFASWFAITLSVRRFHLAMVSVCAVIALILPLVEQLNLLIGLRFIQGLAGGALVPILMMAALKFLPINIRLHGLALYAMTATFAPNLAVWLTGQWTDGLADWRWIYWQIIPMCIVAAALMSWGLPKEEVKYQRFKEGNWLGMVCGVAALGLLTVALDQGGRLDWFNSPIIVVSLVAGVVMLGCYLLTEWHHKTPFMQPQLIGRRNLGIGSILLTSLLIVLMSGSMLPSMHLASLQDYRALQSAPIGLLIALPQLVLGSVVALLLYRKWVDARVVLGLGLFVIAMACFSGAQLTAQWALQQFVVTQLLQAVGQPLAVVSILFLMTSVLAPHEGPYFSGTINTLRAFGTLIGGAVVGQLVTERSGLHSDMLLDHAASITNNVAATLEPGALAQVVAQQSLVLSIADAYIGLGILALILIPLGLMMTYVPAPDQQ from the coding sequence ATGAGTAGCGCCAGCACAACCGCTCCAGCGGCAACACCAGCCCAACCAGCAGGCCTTTCGGCGCAGATCATCGCTGGCTTACTGGCTATCTTTATTGGCGCAATGATGTCGGGGCTAAACAACCGCGTCGGCTCCCTTGGTTTAGCCGACGTACGTGGCGTTTTTGGGGCAAGTATTGATAGTGCCTCGTGGTTATCTACCGCCTACTCTGCCGGTGAGTTGATAGCCATGCCATTTGCATCGTGGTTTGCCATCACCTTGTCGGTGCGCCGCTTTCATTTGGCGATGGTCAGCGTTTGTGCCGTTATTGCACTAATCTTGCCATTGGTCGAGCAACTCAATTTACTTATTGGCCTGCGTTTTATTCAGGGACTTGCCGGTGGTGCCTTAGTGCCTATTCTAATGATGGCCGCGCTCAAGTTTTTGCCAATAAACATTCGTTTACATGGTTTAGCCCTGTACGCGATGACCGCCACCTTCGCCCCTAACCTTGCGGTATGGCTTACCGGCCAATGGACCGACGGCCTAGCTGATTGGCGCTGGATCTACTGGCAGATCATTCCTATGTGCATCGTTGCCGCGGCGTTAATGAGCTGGGGCTTACCGAAAGAAGAGGTAAAGTACCAACGCTTTAAAGAGGGTAACTGGTTAGGCATGGTGTGCGGTGTTGCTGCCCTTGGCCTGCTTACCGTCGCACTCGATCAGGGCGGCCGCCTCGATTGGTTTAACTCGCCGATTATCGTGGTTTCTCTGGTTGCCGGCGTCGTAATGCTTGGTTGCTATCTGCTAACCGAATGGCACCACAAAACGCCGTTTATGCAGCCGCAACTGATTGGCCGCCGCAACTTAGGTATAGGCTCGATACTGCTTACCAGTTTGCTGATTGTGCTGATGTCTGGCTCGATGTTGCCATCAATGCACTTGGCCAGTCTGCAAGATTACCGCGCCTTACAAAGCGCCCCAATTGGGCTATTAATCGCGTTACCGCAGTTGGTCTTGGGTTCGGTAGTGGCGTTGCTGTTATACCGCAAGTGGGTCGACGCCCGCGTGGTGCTTGGCTTGGGTTTGTTTGTTATCGCTATGGCCTGTTTTTCAGGGGCGCAGCTAACAGCTCAATGGGCACTGCAGCAATTCGTGGTAACCCAATTGCTGCAAGCTGTCGGCCAACCGCTGGCAGTAGTGTCGATACTGTTCTTAATGACCAGCGTACTGGCGCCCCATGAAGGCCCCTATTTCTCTGGCACCATCAATACTCTGCGTGCCTTTGGCACCTTGATTGGCGGCGCCGTAGTTGGCCAATTGGTAACCGAGCGCAGTGGATTGCACAGCGACATGCTGCTCGACCACGCCGCGTCTATTACCAATAACGTAGCGGCAACGCTGGAACCTGGTGCACTGGCGCAAGTCGTTGCCCAACAGTCGTTGGTGTTGTCGATCGCTGATGCCTATATCGGCCTTGGGATCCTAGCGCTCATTTTAATCCCGTTAGGGTTAATGATGACCTACGTGCCAGCACCAGACCAACAATAA
- a CDS encoding TetR/AcrR family transcriptional regulator gives MIDDSNMAPTPISTTEMSLGPKAKVVLQAARKIFLSHGFNGATTDMIQRQAGVSKSTVYAHFKNKETMFLEVIKCECEKFTASVQQIQFVPGDLAATLKVMGQAYLNIALSDSALALYRLVVAESPRFPEVGELFYQTGPLVVKTEVAKYLAQGVAANELALGGHSAEEAAEVFVGLIRNESHMISLTHPNEPVDVAAQQRRLNVAIDVLIRGYGSRE, from the coding sequence ATGATTGATGATTCCAATATGGCCCCAACTCCAATTTCAACCACCGAAATGTCGCTTGGGCCCAAGGCGAAGGTGGTGTTGCAGGCAGCGCGTAAAATCTTTCTAAGTCACGGCTTTAATGGCGCCACCACCGACATGATTCAACGGCAAGCTGGGGTATCGAAGTCGACTGTTTATGCGCACTTTAAAAACAAAGAAACCATGTTTTTGGAGGTAATTAAGTGTGAATGCGAAAAATTTACCGCGTCGGTGCAGCAGATCCAATTTGTGCCGGGTGACTTGGCAGCAACCCTAAAGGTAATGGGGCAGGCTTATCTTAATATCGCCCTATCTGATTCGGCGCTAGCGCTGTATCGGTTGGTGGTAGCTGAGTCTCCACGCTTTCCCGAGGTGGGCGAGCTGTTTTACCAAACTGGCCCTCTAGTGGTGAAAACCGAGGTGGCAAAGTACCTTGCCCAAGGCGTAGCAGCTAATGAGCTCGCGTTAGGGGGCCACAGTGCAGAGGAGGCCGCCGAGGTTTTCGTCGGCTTGATCCGCAACGAGTCGCATATGATTAGCTTAACCCATCCTAATGAGCCGGTGGATGTGGCAGCGCAGCAGCGGCGACTTAACGTGGCGATCGATGTGCTGATCCGCGGTTACGGTAGTCGCGAGTAG
- a CDS encoding sensor histidine kinase gives MRITEAVIAAFAAVSLRLQRYVKLPQWLRSSATQQGLMFVLVSLLSIVLMASASLVYVDYELGQQNKQIVKESKKLVRGKQSKVDDDPIEDDEILAVLTTAFVLSGVLVTLFTAAIVVAVTRRSQRRISRIEQVLAAAADGDLSQRTGEQNSHNDLARIAVATDEMLSRLQGSVAAMSDISANIAHELKTPITRLQHQLITLKLDAQNNCGSEQLVDDLELALIESQRLAAIFDALLRISQIESGARRSRFSEIDINKVVATVAEIYTDVAEDAGMELSVDSTATPLLLNGDRELLTQQLANLIENALRYCSAGAKINLTSGYDSSTGTVILQVADNGPGITDTEKERVFERLYRVNKSRTDGGLGIGLSLAKAVAGLHHGEITLADNHPGLRVTIMLPSTG, from the coding sequence ATGCGTATTACAGAGGCTGTGATTGCAGCGTTTGCTGCAGTCAGCTTGCGTTTGCAGCGCTATGTAAAGCTGCCGCAGTGGCTCCGCAGCTCAGCAACTCAGCAAGGGCTGATGTTTGTGTTGGTTTCCTTACTCAGTATTGTGCTGATGGCCAGCGCCAGCCTTGTTTACGTAGACTACGAGCTAGGGCAGCAAAACAAACAGATTGTAAAAGAATCGAAAAAGCTGGTGCGGGGCAAGCAGAGCAAGGTCGACGACGACCCTATTGAGGACGACGAGATCCTTGCGGTGTTAACGACCGCATTTGTTCTTTCTGGGGTGCTGGTAACCCTGTTTACTGCTGCCATTGTGGTGGCGGTTACACGCCGGAGTCAGCGCCGCATTAGTCGTATCGAACAGGTACTCGCAGCTGCTGCTGATGGTGATTTATCCCAGCGCACTGGCGAGCAAAACTCCCACAATGATCTAGCACGGATAGCCGTGGCAACCGACGAGATGCTATCACGCTTGCAAGGTTCAGTTGCCGCCATGAGTGATATCTCCGCGAACATCGCCCATGAGCTCAAAACGCCAATTACCCGGCTACAACATCAGTTGATTACCTTAAAGCTGGACGCGCAGAACAACTGCGGTTCGGAACAGTTGGTTGACGATCTGGAGTTAGCGTTGATTGAATCGCAACGGCTAGCGGCTATCTTTGATGCGCTGTTGCGGATAAGTCAAATTGAGTCTGGTGCTCGGCGCAGTCGCTTTAGCGAGATAGACATCAACAAGGTTGTTGCTACCGTTGCCGAAATCTACACCGACGTTGCCGAAGATGCGGGGATGGAGCTTAGTGTCGATAGCACTGCTACACCGTTGCTGCTCAATGGCGACCGAGAACTGCTTACCCAGCAGCTTGCTAACTTAATTGAAAACGCACTGCGTTATTGCTCGGCGGGAGCCAAGATCAACTTAACTAGTGGTTATGATAGCTCAACAGGAACGGTGATATTGCAAGTAGCCGACAACGGCCCGGGTATTACTGATACGGAGAAAGAGCGGGTGTTCGAACGCCTCTATCGGGTTAATAAAAGCCGTACCGATGGCGGTTTGGGAATTGGCCTGTCGTTGGCTAAGGCGGTGGCAGGTTTGCATCATGGCGAAATCACACTGGCAGACAATCACCCGGGGTTGCGGGTAACCATCATGTTGCCAAGCACCGGCTAG
- a CDS encoding nitrate reductase cytochrome c-type subunit, with amino-acid sequence MQRLTLTSAVAASLLLLGCNNPNAVDPFHPPESIEPVYSQRGPTAVADPSPSLPMANYPNKGHTLPRAFENQPPLNPHKPNYQISAKRNTCQSCHGINAKADVPVTHSSHRLDNGELDPHYYFCVQCHVGQADNIEPMVGNSFSAPGYPN; translated from the coding sequence ATGCAGCGATTAACGTTAACCTCAGCTGTGGCCGCCAGCTTGTTGCTATTGGGTTGCAACAACCCCAATGCCGTGGACCCATTTCATCCGCCAGAATCGATTGAACCGGTCTACTCCCAGCGCGGCCCAACAGCAGTAGCGGATCCATCACCGTCGCTACCGATGGCAAACTACCCCAATAAAGGTCATACCCTGCCACGGGCTTTCGAGAATCAACCACCATTAAATCCGCATAAGCCGAATTACCAGATCAGCGCCAAGCGTAACACCTGCCAAAGTTGTCATGGTATCAATGCCAAAGCCGATGTACCGGTAACCCACAGCTCCCATCGGCTTGATAATGGCGAGCTAGATCCGCACTACTACTTCTGCGTGCAGTGCCATGTTGGCCAAGCTGACAACATCGAACCTATGGTTGGTAATAGCTTCAGTGCCCCGGGTTACCCCAATTAA
- a CDS encoding LysR family transcriptional regulator → MLLEDLIVVLKVAEFRSITAAATNLDMRTATASAAVKRVEAYLGAELFVRTTRHLRVSSAGERYLPQCEQALKVLEQAKLNIRADLDIIDGELRISTSSDLGRHLVTPWLDEFMDTYPKVSLRSVISDSNLDFYRDAVDVALRYGSPTDSNMFGFKICNVPRLLCASPAYIKQFGEPTNPDELASHNGLFYQLHDTLQDVWTFNQGKQQQKVRLTGNRASNDGDLVRRWCVGGKGIAVKSCLDMSTDLLAGRVVPVMQNYQPSATELWLICPSRQTITPAVRELRQLFRAKTESILQQLLQQKMIEPSALLLNG, encoded by the coding sequence ATGTTGCTGGAAGATCTAATAGTGGTTCTAAAGGTTGCTGAATTTCGCAGCATCACTGCCGCGGCGACCAACTTAGATATGCGAACCGCTACCGCCAGCGCGGCGGTAAAACGGGTAGAAGCGTATTTAGGTGCAGAGCTGTTTGTACGAACCACTCGTCATCTGCGGGTATCTAGTGCTGGCGAGCGATACCTGCCCCAGTGCGAACAAGCCCTAAAGGTGCTCGAACAAGCAAAGCTAAATATTCGCGCTGATCTCGATATTATCGATGGTGAGCTGCGCATCTCAACGTCATCGGATCTTGGCCGCCACCTTGTTACGCCGTGGCTAGATGAATTTATGGATACTTACCCAAAGGTGTCCCTTCGCAGCGTTATCAGCGACAGTAATCTCGACTTTTATCGCGATGCGGTTGACGTGGCATTACGCTACGGCTCACCGACGGACTCCAATATGTTTGGCTTCAAAATCTGTAACGTGCCACGGCTGTTATGTGCCAGCCCCGCCTATATTAAGCAATTTGGTGAACCAACCAATCCCGATGAGTTAGCCAGTCACAATGGCTTGTTCTACCAGCTTCACGACACACTGCAAGATGTGTGGACGTTCAATCAGGGAAAGCAGCAACAAAAGGTTCGTCTCACAGGCAATCGCGCCTCCAACGATGGTGATCTGGTTAGACGTTGGTGTGTTGGCGGTAAAGGGATCGCGGTTAAATCCTGCCTAGATATGTCGACGGATCTGTTAGCAGGTCGGGTCGTGCCAGTAATGCAAAACTACCAACCTAGCGCCACCGAGCTGTGGTTGATCTGTCCGAGCAGACAAACCATTACCCCTGCGGTGCGAGAGTTACGGCAACTGTTCCGTGCTAAAACCGAATCGATTTTACAGCAACTGCTGCAGCAAAAAATGATTGAACCTAGCGCATTACTACTCAATGGTTAA
- a CDS encoding PepSY domain-containing protein: MKKSSLSKSITLATAFSFGALFTIGAAYANDAPATSTTDKISLLQAVSLAQSNTGATAFEVERESEMGQAFYEIELVGTEGQTIYTAIHSETGEVLLTKERRSRNKKHHKGNDDQLENALWLSGLNRGLYLSVEDVVKQAQAQYDATAYSIELEDEDDALIYEIELVNAAGKEIEVEINAHIAAK; this comes from the coding sequence ATGAAAAAGTCATCATTATCTAAGTCCATTACTCTAGCCACAGCGTTTAGTTTCGGCGCGTTGTTTACCATCGGCGCGGCTTACGCTAACGATGCCCCTGCAACCTCAACTACCGATAAGATTTCGCTGCTGCAAGCGGTGTCGTTGGCGCAGAGCAACACTGGTGCCACAGCGTTTGAGGTAGAACGCGAAAGCGAGATGGGTCAGGCATTTTATGAGATTGAGCTGGTTGGCACCGAAGGACAAACCATCTACACCGCGATTCACAGTGAAACCGGCGAAGTACTGCTAACCAAAGAGCGTCGTAGTCGCAATAAGAAGCACCATAAAGGCAACGACGACCAGCTTGAAAATGCATTGTGGTTATCTGGTCTTAACCGCGGCTTGTACCTTTCGGTTGAGGATGTGGTGAAGCAAGCTCAAGCGCAGTATGACGCCACAGCTTACAGCATTGAGCTAGAAGATGAGGACGATGCCTTAATCTACGAAATCGAGTTGGTTAACGCCGCCGGCAAAGAGATTGAGGTCGAGATTAATGCCCACATTGCTGCCAAGTAA
- a CDS encoding HlyD family secretion protein, translating to MALPTSIKVTVSAAIIAVIGASAAYLNQPESAAAEQTTDNAYIQADFTVVASQVAGTVKHVLVEDNQLVQQGDVLATIADKQFVVAVDAASAQVASAAAAITSLNANLLQQDSLVQQAQATVMASKAALTLANVNLTRYRNLATDGSGTVQALQQAQANLNIEQANLNKDEAALATQQQQSNIIKAEIEQAKAQLAAAQASLANAKLQLSYTTIVAPITGTIGKKSVRVGGYVNAGNPLLMIVPLDEIYIAANFRETQLAKMAVGQPVTISVDAFPGQQLLGKVDSLSPASAISYSAVAPHNATGNFTKIVQRLPVKISIDANQLLATQLRVGMSVVPTVKVESQR from the coding sequence ATGGCATTACCTACCAGCATCAAAGTAACCGTTTCCGCAGCGATTATTGCCGTGATCGGCGCTAGCGCGGCGTACCTTAATCAACCGGAGTCCGCTGCGGCTGAGCAAACCACTGACAACGCCTACATCCAAGCAGACTTCACCGTCGTTGCCTCACAGGTGGCCGGTACGGTTAAACACGTTTTGGTGGAAGATAACCAACTGGTACAACAAGGCGACGTGCTAGCGACGATTGCCGACAAACAGTTTGTGGTTGCGGTTGACGCGGCCAGCGCTCAAGTTGCCAGTGCAGCAGCGGCGATAACCAGCTTAAATGCCAACTTGCTGCAACAAGATTCGTTAGTGCAGCAGGCTCAAGCCACGGTAATGGCCAGCAAAGCCGCGTTAACCTTAGCCAACGTCAACCTAACTCGTTACCGCAACCTTGCAACCGATGGCTCAGGCACCGTGCAAGCGCTGCAACAAGCACAAGCCAACCTCAATATTGAACAGGCTAATCTAAACAAAGATGAAGCCGCGTTAGCAACCCAACAGCAGCAAAGCAATATCATCAAAGCTGAAATCGAACAGGCAAAAGCCCAGTTAGCGGCAGCGCAAGCCAGCTTAGCGAATGCCAAGTTGCAGCTGTCTTACACCACTATCGTTGCGCCAATAACTGGCACCATAGGCAAAAAATCGGTGCGCGTGGGTGGCTACGTCAATGCCGGTAACCCATTGCTGATGATAGTGCCGCTGGATGAGATCTACATCGCTGCCAATTTCCGCGAAACTCAACTTGCAAAAATGGCAGTTGGCCAGCCGGTAACCATTAGTGTGGATGCGTTTCCGGGGCAACAGCTGCTGGGCAAAGTAGACAGCTTAAGCCCGGCCAGCGCCATCAGCTACTCCGCAGTAGCGCCACACAATGCAACCGGTAACTTCACCAAGATTGTGCAGCGTTTGCCAGTCAAGATAAGCATCGATGCTAACCAACTGCTGGCAACACAGCTGCGAGTTGGTATGTCTGTAGTGCCAACCGTCAAGGTTGAATCACAGCGCTAA